The nucleotide sequence tattttttttttttttttttttttttgagtctTACATTGTTTATAGTGTTTTCAAAGGAAAATAAAGAAGTAAATTGTATCAACGTCTTTCTTTATTGACACAGTGGGACAATATGTGTACAAAAATCTTAGAATTAGGATATTACACTACAGTTTTAAAGGCACAGTCATGGATTTTACATGATTTCTAGCCCATAAAATTTTTGGTCACATTCAGCCATCATCTCCTTAtgaccgctagctgcccattccgtgaTTACACCGTGAAAAAAAAACGGTCTCTGTTGGCCCAGGctctgaaaactggaaacaaacagtTTCAAACATCGGGGCAGCCTgcccccaaacaaaaactaaactctgaaatactgaaggtaggggtgagCCACCTTTAATGTGTTTCATTTGGTCcttgattaaaataaaatgtacattttgtttgcacaaaagcatctgctaatgaATGTAAACATAACCACAAACAAACGCAACTTCCTGTGAAATACCGGACTGTGCCTTTAAGATGATGAACAACTTTTTAAAACATGGAAGAAATTTGACacatttaaaatcaaatattttgttatataaaatattttaaagtaATTCTACAATAAATGTTATTTattaaaatgtaattaaatgttattttgctagccttaattataataatttacaCAAAACTGATTTTTGCTCTCCATATCCAAAAAGCAGATAATTGAAATTACACAGCTGCTATTAGAGTAGAGTTGAATGGGAAGGCATTGGCTCTCATGTCTAATAGACTACATGCACAAAATACTCTGTTtccggtggagccaggtgtgtttgaacctgccgccagtgtctacacggacccggttgggtgttgcactAGGGAATCCGTATGTTACGATGAAGAAGGATTTATGCGTTTGTTAAAATTGTTACAATTaggcaaacaagatattcagtgtcgTAGTGAAGATATAAGGAGCATAATATAACAGATGATGTCGTTACAACACAGTTACGTTACATGAACGTACGGAAAAAACCCTTTCGTGCACCTAGTCTATTGAATGTGCTGCCTGTCACTAATGGATCCCTCCTCCTCACTTGAGTGGGCAAGTTCGGACTCCTGGTCTGACTGCACCTGTGggcctgtgtttgtgctgagGGCTGGTGTCTCCACAGAGCTCATGATGGCGTTTAGGCGGATCAGGGACCTTGTCCTTTGCTTTGGCTGGGGCACTCTGTCAATGTCCTCCCCCTCTGGGTCTCTGATGTGACTGTAATGTTCGCCATCTTCGTTATAGTTGTAGAGCTTGATCACTCTGCTCCGTCTCGCTGTCGGCCTTGGTGCCACTGGGGCCTTCGGCTGGAGATCAGTCTCTGTAGGTTCCTGGTCTGCGTTGGCTGGAATTACACTGTTGGAGCCAGTCTCTGGGTCCCCCTGTTGGAGATCAGTCTCGGGAGGTTCCTGTTGGAGATCAGTCTCTGGAGGTTCTGGTTGGAGATCAGTCTCTgtaggttcctggtctgtgttGGCTGGAATTACACTGTTGGAGCCAGTCTCTGGGTCCCCCTGTTGGAGATCAGTCTCGGGAGGTTCCTGTTGGAGATCAGTCTCAGGAGTTTCCTGGTCTACGCTAACTGGAATTGCACTGTTGGAGTCAACTACGTTGTCACAGCCCTTCGGGGGTGTGCTGTCCTCTGGCTGCTCCCGCTTTGAACGGAAGCTCCGCGGAGCCTTGGCAGGGGGAGAGGGTGTTGTGATAGGGGCATCACCATCCCCAAAGCTGGTGAATCCAGAGGGGCTTGTTTCCATGGAGATTTGGTCAGTGTTGTCCCCTGAGGTTCTGCGTCTCTCGCCTCTTTTAAGACGTAAACGTGACTTTGTTTTCTGCAGGCAAGTAATGACATGGGACCTGCTAAATGCACCAAGGGCAAACCCTCCAAGAAAGGTCACCAACACAGATGACGTCACAGCAGCTACAAAGTGACTGTGAGAAACTGTGTCTTGTGAATCAACCGTCAGTTCTCTGGGTAGCCTTGATTTAGGCATGGGATTCTGACAGGTACCCAGTGCTAGAACTCTGTATGGGAACAGGACTCTCTCATGACTGTCCTCTTTGAAACAGTAATAAAGGCCACTGTGGCGGCAGCTAATGTTCACTATAGTCAGACTTCCATTGCAGTGGCATTTCATGCCACTGTAGCTGTGGCAGGAGTTTCTGCTCGTCAGCCATCCAACAGGAGTCTTCCAATACTTAATCATTCCTGTGTGATAAAGTAGGGGGTGTATAGTTGTTCATTAGAATATATGTTCTCATGCAGATTCATAGAGTGCAAAACCTATCATTATGAGCTCCTTCCATCAAGATTATTTTTGCTGTACCCAAGTACAGGATAGGCAAAAGACTCAAGATAACACTGTGAAGGTATTTGACAAGGCCCTCTAGTGGTCGACTTGTATCTTACCTCCATGATACTTGTCCCTGCACGGAATCATCAGAGATTGCCCTGGAGCCCCAGTAAGTGTGACCGTTTTATGGACCCTCAGAGGTGCTATTTCCCTCCGCAGGGTTCCGATGCCCTGACACAGCACGGTGTCAGTCAGCCATGCAGGACCCTCACCCGCCTGCCCAGATCCACAGCCGCACCTCAGAGGGTTGCCATGGAGATGCAGGTTGACTCCCCGCTCCCAGAAAAACGTAACCATGGTGTCATGGAGCTCCTCCAGACGGTTAGAACTTAAATCAACAGTCTGTTAGGGAACAGGATATAGTTTGTGTTATGTATTGTTCATGCTTCTGTGTAGTCTCAGAATCTGTGATCTTACTGGATGTCAATCTTGTGGTGGTAAAGATACAGACATATTCTAGTATTAACTGGAGTCATTAATTGCTTGTGTCTGCCACTGAcaagtcaaatgtttttttcactTGTGCAACCCCTATTAttacattttgtattttttcaaacattatcTTTAGTCAATTCATTAGTCAAAGATCAATTCCCCATTACTTAATCTGCCAATGTTCAATTTTCATTACCCTCAGATTTTCATGGTTTTGAAATGTTCCAGCCGCCAAAATGGATATCTCATTGTCCTCCAGTTGCAGTGTCTTTAGGTCTGTGCAACGATTGAGATCTCCAGTCAGCAGCTGATAAAGCTGATTTGTTCCCAGTGACAACGTGTTTAACCCAGATAGTAAGTTAACAGCTGAAATTATAATACAATTgaatttttatttaaatatagtaGAGAGATAACAATATACATtttgtgtaaatcattacttcAACTCACACTTGTCAAAGTACAAAACAtcaatcatgtaggcctactcaacaCCAGGGTTTAAGTTGGAAGTGCAATCACATATATTCCCTGTTAATCAACATGGTGTCATAGAAAGCTGTAATAAAATAACAGTAATACCAAATCAAGTCATGTCTTACCATCTGGAACAGTACGAAGGTTGTTGTTCTGAAGCCATAAGACCTTCAAGTTTGCCAGGTCATTAAATGCCATTTTATGGATCCAGTGTAGCTGGTTATGTCTCAAATCAAGCACTTTGAGGTCCCTTAGCCCCTGAAACATCTCCTCAGTCACAACAGCAAGTGTGTTACTACTGAGATTCAGCTCCTTCAATCCAAGCAGGCTGGACAAAGCCCCACCATCAATCTTTCCAAGGGAATTGTGACTAAGGATGAGCTGGGTGACACGACATAAGTCGTGTGTGAAGTCAAACCACTTGATTTCAGTGATGTTATTATAACTCAGATCCAGGGCTTTCATCTGAGAGGGCAGACCAGAGGGCACAGACCCAAGTCTCAGTCCTGAGCAGTTTACTCGCAGCCTGTGGTTGGTTGTGTTCTCACCAGGTTTTTGtggaaagttccattcacagaGGGGGGAATGGACTGGCCAGTGCAATTTGGTCACTCATCCACCAAGGCCCAGAGAGTAACATGAACTTCAACACTTTAAAGGTTATCTCCATTATATCCTAAGAAACAAAACTGTATTGTGACTGAAAATGAATAGCCAAATCCCATTATATTCATTAATGGACAAAATGATACTAAACATAGGTTAGAGGGGGAATGGACTGGCCAGTGTAATTTGGTCACTCATCCACCAAGGCCCAGAGAGTAACATGAACTTCAccactttaaagggacaccaggcaagcctgatgctttttctctacgaaactccccctcgctcggtctgaagctcttttccttttctttgcatcttcttTGCAGTCAtgtaaccatataccgacttaaaaagatgattaattaacacaaaaacgttgcctggtgtccctttaaaggttATCTCCATTATATCCTAAGAAACAAAACTGTATTGTGACTGAAAATGAATAGCCAAATCCCATTATATTCATTAATGGACAAAATGATACTAAACATAGGTTTAATGTGGATTAGAGTGAATGATCAATATCGGTAAGCACGCCCTTTTCAGTTATACTTGTACAATTCCAATATGGACATTTCATTGAAATGATTGAAATGCTGTATTTACCTACCAGTGGTTTATATTCAATCTTTTCCCCTCACAAACTGAAGTGGATATCATGTAGGTGGAACACAGCAAATGCCTGCATCTCATCCACTGCCGTTTACCCCTTTGTTATAGTGTAAAGTACAGTGTGCACATGACTAGGGGTATGACAGTTCTCATGTGTCTGTTAATGCTCTTCTCAGAGTTTAAAGATTAACCCCCCAGGAAACAAACAGCCAGAAATCTCACACTACAGTTCTGATGATGCATACCTGTCATCCaataagagttttttttttttttctgaaaggagcacataaaatatatttattttatttcttgaGGGTTCCCGAACATTTCATCATGAATAATCTTTTCCTATGAGGAAAAGTAAATCAATTAATACATTATGTGTGACTTAAAACATTCCAGCTTTAGTTGTTTGTTTCAGCATTTACAGAAGCCTGTCTTTTTTGAAGACATATTTCTGTTCAGTTGTTTAATGTACCACAGGTGGCGGTGGTGATAGCTGGATGTAGTCTTGAACACCACGACGAAGCAGCGATATAGGTTAGTCATTTAATGAGCAGTAGATGTcgctgtttatttgttttccaCATTCAACATGCAGAAGCCATATAACGCCATTTATGTGTCCAAATGTTCCCCGATTTGTGGGGCTGGGGGAAGATGAGAATGCTGAAATATTCCACACCGATTGTAGCGATTGTTTATAACCTTTTGTATTGAGCCAGTTATTTACGaacaaaaacattgtttttagtttttttgtaaGCTAGGCATATGGTCTCACACAACTGTTATCAGTAGAAAATAGCTGTAGCCTAAATGACAGGTCACAGGTCATAACGGAATAGCCATTAGCCACAAGTCACAAGTCTGGGTAGGCCTAATGTACCATTGCTTGCAAAGCCTGCTTGTTTTATATTTGCTGAATACCGTAGCCTATCcaaacataggctacattaatttgtctATCTTGGCAGATAGCATACGGCAAAGTCTGTACAGGCTACTGTTAAGCAGTTGACTAAATCATTCTGACTCAGGTTGGAAGCCTAAAGAACACATTAACTTTTGTAGAAGATTAAATAGCCAACTTTATTATCTCTGTTGGAATTATGATTTCAGTTGCAGATTACTTGTTTGTCAGACTGCTGACTGCAGGCGCTATCACTGTCCTGAACATTTCCTTTCTGTTTTGCAGCGTGTGCGTGAGAGGCGCGTGCACGCCGCTCACATTCCTGCCAGCAGGGCGCGTTCCCTAGGGTGAGGGGCAAGAGAGGAGGCAGCAGGGACACTTTTGTTGTCATGGCAATGCACAGTGTTTTTTCCTCCACTGATACAGACACTGCACACAGGTTTTCCACATTTGTTGTACACAAATGTATATATACATGTTTTAAGAACATGTGAGAAAGGACAGTTAATGATAAAAATGTCTTCAATTATTTTAATGATGTGACGATGAGATGATCGGTCGCCAAGGCGACAACAATATGCGTTTTCGATGGGATGAAGTCATTGTTACGCTGATAGTTGCTATAGTTACATCCTAGGGAGGGCGCTGCGGAGGGTTGGTCTACGTAATATGACGCATGGCGGGGGCGTGCCCGCGGTGCGCGCTGCGCAAGGCTGCTTGTTGTTCCCGCAGAGAGGCAAGAAGATGGCGGCCGTGTCAAGCGGAGGTGCTGCTGGGTCCGCTGCGGCCGGGATTACGCACCCTAGCCGACCGGCCGCAGGTATTAACGCCCAGAACCGAGCACAGCCATCACCCGGGGTCAACCACCCCAGTAGACCCTCCCCGGCAACGGGGTGCATCACCAACCCTGGCCACCCTGGCAGCAGGCCCCCCCCAGCCCGAGTGGGCTACTACGAAATCGAGCGGACCATCGGCAAGGGGAATTTCGCTGTCGTTAAACTAGCAACACATGTCATCACAAAAGCTAAGGTAAGACAACATATAAAGCGTTAAAGAGGACAATCATATCCAAGTTGTCATCGCTGTGTAGGCATCCACGTCTGATTGTCGGGCCGAGATGGTGTCTCTTCTTAGGCTGAAGATCGGGCCTTCGGGCTCTATAGAGCGGTTATGGCTAACCCTCTTGGTCGCTTTGCGTAGTGCGGGGGTGTATACGCGGAATACGGAAAATAGTATGCTGACTAACACTAAACCTTATGTTTTTAAACCATGTTTTAACGTTACAAAAATTGTGGAAGATGAGGTGACATGTCTGCGCAAAGGACTGAGAGAAAGATAGCGCctaggagaagagaagagagggttaGCTAGCATAGACGAGTCCGGTTCCAGCGTCAGTAGAAACGCCACGGCTTGCTCATTTTTTATCTTGGTCCATGGTTATTTCTGAGAGATATTTGTTCAATTTATGTTTGTTAATCGGTGCTCTATCAATGGCAAGCAAACAATTGCCTTTAACAGATCATGAATAATAAAATGAAAGTGTTTTAGTGATTCGACTTGAGATCCCGCAAGAAGTGGTTTCGTTAAGAGGACAGGACGTTTAgattgctagctagctagctggttGGTTGTGGTTCTTGGTATCAAAATGACAAACATTGCATATAATTGTCTATACAGTTTGATTTGATCGACTTAGCCAgaacacattttcattttataGAGTTAATGCTTGGGTCAGCGTTTCTTTTACCATTTGGCACGGGACTTGTTTTACTGTGTTtatgcgtgcgtgagtgtgtttgtgcgtttaGGGGACTGGGGGTCGTGAGGTGTCGTGTTGTTAGTGTATTTAACGTATCTAACTACAAAGTAAATATGGCATTCTATCCTGTACTCATTTGACTACATAGTCAGTAACCTTTGACAAGAAAAAAATGCTTGTAAGCATCTCCTCCGTATTGACGTCTACACATTTTATTATGCGTGATTTTTGCATAGTGTGGGCGTCTTGTAGGCAGATGCTCTCTGATGGCAGAGGACTCGTGCACCGTAAGTAGCTAGAGGTCTCCTCTAtcaatattttgttttctcctcttctgcagATACGTTCACACACTCAGACCACATGATAAAAGAACACAGCTGATGCCTTATGACTGTCAGCTTATTTTTCATGACCCAGAAGCAACGTAACACAAGTGTATAAGCCTGTATGCTTCTTACCATAATTGACTGGTGGCTCATTGGAGGTCAGTTGGGAGGACTCTTAGGCCATAAGCCAGTTTAACTAAGCCGGCAGATCTTCTATCTCATAAGACCTTGGAACTCTCAGGTATTGGAAGGCAGACAGTTGGATACCTGTATTTAAGGTCTCTtctagaatgtgtgtgtgtgtgtgttttttttttttggtggtggggggggtggtgatTCTGGGGAAATGCTTTGCTCCAATGAAGGGATGCCTGACATGTGACCTATGTATTGATGGTGCTTCCTGGTCAGAGGTGTTTGCGAACAGCACATCAATTAATGCCTTATGTGGAGCATCGGTGGCGGTTATGGCCATGCTAGTGTTATGAAAGCGCTTGATTGCGTGGCTGGGAAAGAGGTAGGGACGTGATGTCCTGAGCAAACATCTGCATGGCTCTTCCATCACCTGACACtgctgtgaagagagagagagagagagagagagagagagagagagagagagtgtcagagagagagagagagagagagagagagagagagagagagagagagagagagagagagagagagagagagagagagagagagagagagagagagagagagagagagagagagagagagagagagagagagagagagagagagagagagagagagagagagagagagagagagagagagagagagagagtgtcagtcAGTCCTGCCAGGTGCACAAACGTAAGCCAGGAGCAGACAGCGGAAAGTAAAAGTGAGAAGACAAAGGCACAATCACCGTCATTGCTTATTGAACGGATGGGAGTCTGAAACTAGACTTAAAAGATAGCGAaacatttttaaactatttgttTGTGAgggaatataggctacagcaCTACTTTAATTTTATTAAAGTAGTCTGTTGAATTTATTGTTCACTTTAAAAGTTTTGAATAAGCAAACAGGGAAGGACACATAGATATTTGGCTACTTGAGAGGTAATATTAGTATTTTAGCCTTGATAGttgtgtgttgaatttggtCAGCAATGTTGTCATTTGTCTGCGTTAGTGGACAGTGAACTGTTGATAAATCAATGGGCTACTGTAGAGGTACGATGGGAAGGTGATAGTTTAATTGGAGGTCATTGGCAAAGAGGGCATCAGACTTATTCGCTGCAATGGAAACCCTCCATTACATAATCTTGCCACCATTCCACATGCTCGAATAGCATAGCCAGCTAAGCAATAACTATGCTACACAGACCATGCAAACAACAACAGATTGATATGTGGCGCTCACTGGAAATACACACTGAAATATATTaatatagatggatagatagctAGAGATGAAAActtggtgtttttgttttgttttggtgtttTGCTCATTCACTGATTTAGGCCAAGTGCCTTCGTAGACGGGCCCTTGTCTACGATCCACTGGAGTCTATTGGAGACTGTCACCAACGACCACCCTTCCTCCCGTGCTTTTGAGAGAAGACTGTGATTGATGTCAGGGTCACTGGAAGCACACAGTTTGGAGGATTTCACCAAAACATTATTTAAAGGCCTTAGTGATCCAGTCAACAATTCAGTTGACACATTTCGTGCAGTGGTGATATTTGCTCAGGGTACAAAAAGCAGTGATGACATGACACCATAATCTTATAACCAAGGTTCAGTTACACACAGATTTCTACTGTAGATACATTTACTGGATAGAACTGGGCAAAGCTTATGCACCAATGCATTGGTACATTTCTATAGTCCTGGTCTAGACTTGCACAAACCAGACATAAGACCATTAAGCTTATTACTCTTAGGGTGTCTTATAACTTTATATTAGTGATATTAgctcacatacgcacacacacacacacacacacacacacacacacacacactcccacacacaaacttacagtAATAATGTTGAGCAATAAGGAGTATGACCTATACCCTGTTGTTTTGCACACAAGCCAACCTCATAGCAGCACTTGTGTGAATAAAAGGCCGATGTTTCCTCATCCATTCAAGCGCATCCAAAGTCCTACCAAGGACGCCTTGTGCAATTGAAGTGTCATTTCATGCTCGTGCTGGCTGAGTGATGCGATGTAGGCATGGGACTGCTCCTCGTAAATCGCCTCAACAGGGGAAGGCGTTGAGCTCTACTGCTGTTGATACCGATGAGGGGGACCTTGATCGGCACTATTTTTATTTCTTCCCAGACTCAAGTGTTTCTCACATTCTTGTTTCTCTTTGATCTGGAAAACAATAGATAGGCATCAATTCCTCACAAGTTGCCTGAAGGTATTTGTCGCGTTTGTCTTTGCAGGGCTTCACCTGGCTTAAATGCAGCTCTCTCTAAATGCTGCTCCCTGCTTGTTAATGGCAAACAGAGAAGTGGTCCTTTTATGACAGGAAGAAGCTGTCACGTGAGGCCACACTGACTGTAAAAGCCAATGCTTATTTCCTGGGAATTAAACTGGATTGGCTCACCTAGGCTATTTGataatgcacacacgcacacacgcacacgcacacacacacacacacacacacacacacacacacac is from Alosa alosa isolate M-15738 ecotype Scorff River chromosome 15, AALO_Geno_1.1, whole genome shotgun sequence and encodes:
- the LOC125308722 gene encoding uncharacterized protein LOC125308722 isoform X1 encodes the protein MEITFKVVKFMLLSGPWWMSDQITLASPFPLCEWNFPQKPGENTTNHRLRVNCSGLRLGSVPSGLPSQMKALDLSYNNITEIKWFDFTHDLCRVTQLILSHNSLGKIDGGALSSLLGLKELNLSSNTLAVVTEEMFQGLRDLKVLDLRHNQLHWIHKMAFNDLANLKVLWLQNNNLRTVPDAVNLLSGLNTLSLGTNQLYQLLTGDLNRCTDLKTLQLEDNEISILAAGTFQNHENLRTVDLSSNRLEELHDTMVTFFWERGVNLHLHGNPLRCGCGSGQAGEGPAWLTDTVLCQGIGTLRREIAPLRVHKTVTLTGAPGQSLMIPCRDKYHGGMIKYWKTPVGWLTSRNSCHSYSGMKCHCNGSLTIVNISCRHSGLYYCFKEDSHERVLFPYRVLALGTCQNPMPKSRLPRELTVDSQDTVSHSHFVAAVTSSVLVTFLGGFALGAFSRSHVITCLQKTKSRLRLKRGERRRTSGDNTDQISMETSPSGFTSFGDGDAPITTPSPPAKAPRSFRSKREQPEDSTPPKGCDNVVDSNSAIPVSVDQETPETDLQQEPPETDLQQGDPETGSNSVIPANTDQEPTETDLQPEPPETDLQQEPPETDLQQGDPETGSNSVIPANADQEPTETDLQPKAPVAPRPTARRSRVIKLYNYNEDGEHYSHIRDPEGEDIDRVPQPKQRTRSLIRLNAIMSSVETPALSTNTGPQVQSDQESELAHSSEEEGSISDRQHIQ
- the LOC125308722 gene encoding uncharacterized protein LOC125308722 isoform X2, producing the protein MKALDLSYNNITEIKWFDFTHDLCRVTQLILSHNSLGKIDGGALSSLLGLKELNLSSNTLAVVTEEMFQGLRDLKVLDLRHNQLHWIHKMAFNDLANLKVLWLQNNNLRTVPDAVNLLSGLNTLSLGTNQLYQLLTGDLNRCTDLKTLQLEDNEISILAAGTFQNHENLRTVDLSSNRLEELHDTMVTFFWERGVNLHLHGNPLRCGCGSGQAGEGPAWLTDTVLCQGIGTLRREIAPLRVHKTVTLTGAPGQSLMIPCRDKYHGGMIKYWKTPVGWLTSRNSCHSYSGMKCHCNGSLTIVNISCRHSGLYYCFKEDSHERVLFPYRVLALGTCQNPMPKSRLPRELTVDSQDTVSHSHFVAAVTSSVLVTFLGGFALGAFSRSHVITCLQKTKSRLRLKRGERRRTSGDNTDQISMETSPSGFTSFGDGDAPITTPSPPAKAPRSFRSKREQPEDSTPPKGCDNVVDSNSAIPVSVDQETPETDLQQEPPETDLQQGDPETGSNSVIPANTDQEPTETDLQPEPPETDLQQEPPETDLQQGDPETGSNSVIPANADQEPTETDLQPKAPVAPRPTARRSRVIKLYNYNEDGEHYSHIRDPEGEDIDRVPQPKQRTRSLIRLNAIMSSVETPALSTNTGPQVQSDQESELAHSSEEEGSISDRQHIQ